In the Rattus rattus isolate New Zealand chromosome 18, Rrattus_CSIRO_v1, whole genome shotgun sequence genome, one interval contains:
- the LOC116887423 gene encoding rano class II histocompatibility antigen, B-1 beta chain, producing the protein MALQTPSFLLPAAVVVLMVLSSPGAEGRDSPRDFVYQFEGQCYFTNGTQRIRYVTRHIYNREEYVRYDSDVGEYRAVTELGRPDAEYWNKQYLERTRAELDTVCRHNYEGPEACTSLRRLERPNVAISPSRTEALNHHNLLVCSVTDFYPAQIKVRWFRNGQEETKGVVSTQLIKNGDWTFQVLVMLEMTPQRGDVYTCHVDHPSLESPVTVEWRAQSESAQSKMLSGIGGFVLGVIFLGLGLFIRHKSQKGPRGPPPAGLLQ; encoded by the exons atggctctgcagacccccagcttcctcctcccagcagCTGTGGTTGTGCTGATGGTGCTGAGCAGCCCAGGGGCTGAGGGCAGAGACTCCCCAA GGGATTTCGTGTACCAGTTCGAGGGCCAGTGCTACTTCACCAACGGGACGCAGCGCATACGGTATGTGACCAGACACATCTACAACCGGGAGGAGTACGTGCGCTACGACAGCGACGTGGGCGAGTACCGCGCGGTGACTGAGCTGGGGCGGCCGGACGCCGAGTACTGGAATAAGCAGTACCTGGAGCGGACGCGGGCCGAGCTGGACACGGTCTGCAGACACAACTATGAGGGGCCGGAGGCCTGCACCTCCCTGCGGCGTCTTG AGCGGCCCAATGTGGCCATCTCCCCGTCCAGGACAGAGGCCCTCAACCACCACAACCTGCTGGTCTGCTCAGTGACAGATTTCTACCCAGCCCAGATCAAAGTGCGCTGGTTCCGGAATGGCCAGGAGGAGACGAAGGGGGTCGTGTCCACACAGCTTATTAAGAACGGGGACTGGACCTTCCAGGTCCTGGTCATGCTGGAGATGACGCCTCAGCGGGGAGATGTGTACACCTGCCATGTTGACCACCCCAGCCTTGAGAGCCCTGTCACAGTGGAGTGGC GGGCACAGTCCGAGTCTGCCCAGAGCAAGATGCTGAGCGGCATTGGGGGCTTTGTGCTGGGGGTGATCTTCCTCGGGCTTGGCCTTTTCATCCGTCACAAGAGTCAGAAAG GACCTCGGGGGCCTCCTCCAGCAG